A genomic region of Uloborus diversus isolate 005 unplaced genomic scaffold, Udiv.v.3.1 scaffold_163, whole genome shotgun sequence contains the following coding sequences:
- the LOC129233088 gene encoding zinc finger protein 239-like, with translation MQDWRTEECYVIGASGMDHACAASRVDEGGNLRTHFRTHTKEKPYSCQICKKTRTHTKEKPYSCEVCAKSFSQSGTLKIHLRIHTKERPYTCGICKKTFSVSGNLKDHLRTHTKEKPYSCQICKKSFSQSGSLRNHLRTHTKEKPYSCELCKKSFSVSGRLKVHLRTHTKEKLYSCDICKK, from the exons atgcaagactggcgAACGGAGGAGTGTTACGTCATCGGTGCATCTGGCATGGACCACGCTTGCGCTGCTTCGAGGGTGGATGAAGG TGGAAATCTAAGGACCCATTtcaggacacatactaaagaaaagccaTACTCTTGTCaaatttgtaaaaagaca aggacacacacaaaagaaaaaccgtattcttgtgaagtTTGTgcaaagtcattttctcagagtggaacTTTGAAAATCCATTTGAGAATACATACAAAAGAAAGACCATATACTTGTGGaatttgtaaaaagacattttccgtgagtggaaatttgaaagatcatttgaggacacatacaaaagaaaaaccatattcttgtcaaatttgtaaaaagtcattttctcagagtggaagTCTAAGGAACCATTTGagaacacatactaaagaaaaaccatattcttgtgaactttgcaaaaaatcattttctgtGAGTGGAAGAttgaaagttcatttgaggacacatacaaaggAAAAACTATATTCTTGTGatatttgtaaaaag
- the LOC129233089 gene encoding zinc finger protein 239-like, protein KEKPYSCEICKKTFVQSGNLRTHFRTHTKEKPYSCQICKKTFSRSGNLKVHLRTHTKEKLYSCEVCKKTFVQSGNLRTHFRTHTKEKPYSCQICKKSFSESGNLKVHLRTHTKEKPYSCEICKKSFSHSGGLQSHLRTHTKEKPYSCEICKKSFSHMEV, encoded by the exons aaggaaaaaccatattcttgtgaaatttgcaaaaagaCATTTGTTCAGAGTGGAAATCTAAGGACCCATTtcaggacacatactaaagaaaagccaTACTCTTGTCaaatttgtaaaaagacattttcgaggagtggaaatttgaaagttcatttgaggacacatacaaaggAAAAACTATATTCTTGTGAAGTTTGCAAAAAGACATTTGTTCAGAGTGGAAATCTAAGGACCCATTtcaggacacatactaaagaaaagccaTACTCTTgtcaaatttgtaaaaagtcattttctgagagtggaaatttaaaagttcatttgaggacacatacaaaggaaaaaccatattcttgtgaaatttgtaaaaagtcattttctcacagtGGAGGTTTACAgagccatttgaggacacatactaaagaaaaaccatactcgtgtgaaatttgtaagaagtcatTTTCTCACA TGGAAGTTTGA